From Frankiaceae bacterium, a single genomic window includes:
- a CDS encoding ATPase, T2SS/T4P/T4SS family, with product MKQLGDILLEGGLVTSDQLQQAVAEQQRVGKSLGRVLVELGMVTESQLVASLAQQIGLQFVDLTDHPIDPSACALVPDAVSRRHTALPIGFEEGRLVVAMADPANVFAMDDFRSITGMEVKPVVATKADVVAAINRLNRMDSDIEDLTATLDVTDEGDDLSKVKEIVDDAPIVKFVNLLITQAIQDRASDIHIEPCERDLRVRFRIDGVLHEIMRSPKTIQSGVISRLKIMSDINIAERRIPQDGRMSVTANGKKIDLRVATLPTVWGEKVVMRILDNSTAMLKLADLGFMPDNFTRYEESFTKPYGMILVTGPTGSGKSTTLYATLNIVNTPDRNTITVEDPVEYRLPGINQVQVNAKAGLTFAAALRSILRSDPDIVLIGEIRDHETAQIAIEAALTGHLVLTTLHTNDAPSAITRLIEMGIEPFLVGSALDCVLAQRLARRLCSKCKEAYQPSEESLVHARFPWTPGEPVPTLYRPVGCSNCSKTGYKGRMALHEVMTVTEDVERLAVERRSADEIGRMARSQGMSTLRADGMGKVLLGHTSLEEILRVVV from the coding sequence GTGAAGCAGCTCGGAGACATCCTGCTCGAAGGCGGGCTGGTCACGTCCGACCAGCTCCAGCAGGCCGTGGCGGAGCAGCAGCGCGTCGGCAAGTCCCTCGGCCGCGTGCTCGTCGAGCTCGGCATGGTCACCGAGAGCCAGCTCGTCGCGTCGCTCGCGCAGCAGATCGGCCTCCAGTTCGTCGACCTCACCGACCACCCGATCGACCCGTCCGCGTGCGCGCTCGTGCCCGACGCGGTGTCGCGCAGGCATACGGCGCTGCCGATCGGGTTCGAGGAGGGGCGCCTCGTCGTCGCGATGGCCGACCCCGCGAACGTGTTCGCGATGGACGACTTCCGCTCGATCACGGGCATGGAGGTCAAGCCTGTCGTCGCCACCAAGGCGGACGTCGTGGCGGCCATCAACCGCCTGAACCGCATGGACAGCGACATCGAGGACCTCACCGCGACGCTCGACGTCACGGACGAGGGCGACGACCTGTCCAAGGTCAAGGAGATCGTCGACGACGCGCCGATCGTCAAGTTCGTGAACCTGCTCATCACGCAGGCGATCCAGGACCGCGCCTCGGACATCCACATCGAGCCGTGCGAGCGGGACCTGCGCGTCCGCTTCCGCATCGACGGCGTGCTGCACGAGATCATGCGCTCGCCGAAGACGATCCAGTCGGGCGTGATCTCCCGACTCAAGATCATGAGCGACATCAACATCGCCGAACGCCGCATCCCGCAGGACGGGCGCATGTCCGTCACCGCCAACGGCAAGAAGATCGACCTGCGCGTCGCGACCCTCCCCACCGTGTGGGGCGAGAAGGTCGTCATGCGAATCCTGGACAACTCCACCGCGATGCTGAAGCTCGCGGACCTCGGCTTCATGCCGGACAACTTCACGCGCTACGAGGAGTCGTTCACCAAGCCGTACGGCATGATCCTCGTCACCGGCCCCACGGGCTCCGGCAAGTCGACGACGCTGTACGCCACGCTGAACATCGTCAACACGCCCGACCGCAACACCATCACGGTCGAGGACCCCGTCGAGTACCGCCTCCCCGGCATCAACCAGGTGCAGGTCAACGCGAAGGCCGGCCTGACGTTCGCCGCGGCGCTGCGGTCGATCCTGCGTTCCGACCCCGACATCGTGCTCATCGGTGAGATCCGCGACCACGAGACGGCGCAGATCGCCATCGAGGCCGCGCTCACCGGTCACCTCGTGCTGACGACGCTGCACACGAACGACGCGCCGTCGGCCATCACGCGCCTCATCGAGATGGGCATCGAGCCGTTCCTCGTCGGCTCCGCCCTCGACTGCGTTCTCGCGCAACGGCTCGCCCGCCGCCTCTGCTCGAAGTGCAAGGAGGCGTACCAGCCGAGCGAGGAGTCGCTGGTGCACGCGCGGTTCCCGTGGACGCCGGGGGAGCCGGTGCCGACGCTGTACAGGCCGGTCGGCTGCTCCAACTGCTCCAAGACCGGCTACAAGGGCCGCATGGCGCTGCACGAGGTCATGACCGTGACCGAGGACGTCGAACGCCTCGCCGTCGAGCGGCGTTCCGCCGACGAGATCGGGCGCATGGCGCGTAGCCAGGGCATGTCGACGCTGCGCGCCGACGGCATGGGCAAGGTCCTCCTCGGGCACACGTCGCTCGAGGAGATCCTCCGCGTCGTCGTCTGA